In Salmo trutta chromosome 16, fSalTru1.1, whole genome shotgun sequence, a genomic segment contains:
- the gdf5 gene encoding growth/differentiation factor 5 codes for MKVLKSVPLLLGCWTLLYLDFIPASLSHTSIAECAPESGGKEHTGGAGEGANPGIGSTARSMLGNYGAGGWKSLSAARITRIRTGPPLIKGEAAKAKAVTSVSSPHSVTVSRARGAVNLGPKEAVRYWVLAGDATKAAAAPAPVALSMQTGKGSGRPGQSKGNTVPRAATSARTGQQNVVDVQKHIARLAQMSGKATGKLNGRYSPKLLLVTPHDYMLSLYWSLSTGGVNTSVLHEAGMANTITSFVDKGQDARIPQLRRQKYYFNISSLEKEGLLGAELRILRKRLADPHKALSTDRVFCLKLFTCVAGKQKATLLQTQTIKDHNSPKWEVFDIWKLFKNFKNTVQLCFELEGLERGRPVDLRALGFSRLGRQTKEKAFFLIFGRTKKNDLFYNEIKARSGHDNKTVYEYLFTQRRMRRAPTTRGKKLAKNPKPRCHRKQLHVNFKEMGWDDWIIAPLEYEAYHCDGVCDFPIRSHLEPTNHAIIQTLMNSMDPDSTPPTCCVPTRLSPISILYIDSANNVVYKQYEDMVVESCGCR; via the exons ATGAAAGTACTGAAAAGTGTCCCTCTTTTATTGGGGTGTTGGACTCTCTTATACCTGGACTTTATTCCAGCGTCACTGAGCCATACCAGCATTGCAGAGTGCGCACCCGAGAGCGGAGGCAAAGAGCACACAGGCGGAGCAGGTGAAGGAGCCAACCCGGGAATTGGCTCAACTGCCAGGTCGATGTTAGGAAACTACGGCGCAGGGGGTTGGAAGTCTCTAAGTGCTGCGAGGATCACGCGCATTAGAACAGGACCCCCGCTGATAAAGGGCGAGGCAGCCAAAGCGAAAGCTGTGACATCAGTGTCATCACCGCACAGCGTAACGGTCAGCCGTGCTCGTGGAGCTGTCAATTTGGGGCCCAAGGAGGCTGTGCGCTATTGGGTACTCGCCGGGGATGCTACTAAAGCAGCAGCTGCGCCTGCTCCGGTGGCGCTGAGCATGCAAACAGGCAAAGGCTCAGGCAGGCCTGGACAGAGCAAAGGAAACACTGTCCCCAGAGCTGCAACATCAGCCCGAACTGGACAGCAAAATGTCGTTGATGTGCAAAAGCACATCGCTCGGTTGGCCCAAATGAGCGGCAAAGCAACGGGCAAACTTAACGGAAGATACTCTCCAAAGCTCCTATTGGTAACTCCGCATGACTACATGTTGTCACTGTATTGGTCACTATCCACAGGAGGGGTGAACACTAGTGTGCTGCACGAGGCTGGCATGGCCAACACCATCACAAGCTTTGTGGATAAAGGACAAG ATGCCCGTATTCCCCAGCTGAGAAGACAGAAGTATTACTTCAACATCAGTTCCCTGGAGAAGGAGGGGTTACTGGGTGCCGAGCTGCGTATACTCAGGAAAAGACTGGCTGATCCACACAAAGCACTTTCCACTGACAGAGTTTTCTGCCTGAAGCTTTTCACTTGTGTAGCAGGTAAGCAGAAAGCTACACTGCTCCAAACTCAAACCATCAAGGACCACAATTCGCCCAAATGGGAAGTGTTTGACATTTGGAAACTATTCAAGAATTTCAAGAACACCGTCCAGCTTTGCTTCGAGCTGGAGGGTTTAGAACGGGGACGCCCCGTGGACCTCAGGGCACTGGGCTTCAGTCGTCTGGGCAGGCAAACCAAAGAGAAGGCCTTTTTCCTCATTTTTGGGCGCACAAAGAAAAATGACTTATTCTACAATGAGATCAAAGCTCGGTCGGGCCATGACAACAAGACTGTGTACGAATACCTGTTCACTCAGCGGCGCATGCGCCGAGCTCCAACCACCCGCGGCAAGAAGCTGGCCAAGAACCCCAAGCCTCGTTGCCACAGGAAGCAGCTGCACGTCAACTTCAAGGAGATGGGCTGGGATGATTGGATCATCGCCCCACTAGAATATGAGGCCTACCACTGCGACGGGGTGTGTGACTTCCCTATTCGCTCGCACCTCGAGCCCACCAACCACGCCATCATCCAGACGCTCATGAACTCCATGGACCCCGACTCGACTCCGCCCACCTGCTGCGTGCCCACTCGCCTCAGCCCAATCAGCatcctctacattgactctgccAATAATGTGGTCTACAAACAGTATGAGGACATGGTGGTGGAGTCCTGTGGCTGCAGGTAG